The Akkermansia muciniphila genome contains a region encoding:
- a CDS encoding autotransporter domain-containing protein, producing the protein MKLTLFILSYLAGLSILAPMGWAATHEITTKNFHITLLGNGDGPADWMGTRDWSDAQIAAVTTTLNIWDDTFRNTASRKIEATISWGALEEGVLAGSFSNYVEYDGENYNAATSTEVIWKEGEGLALEEGEMDFRLQFNPIYGFSTGNTTPQDSTDFISVLLHEIGHNVGFNSLNNAGAYGEYYTIWDSLITDAQGNHPGEAGFNYQTGVSYTIGSGGLTVYNPFIFNPGSSMSHVDALSDPEALMQYSIGTGIQRRDLSGLEKALLAEMGWVLKDDPTYYASVDGASITDQIDLDFFTSVLVNRNMTIDPGDGATIILPSLRGDKAEYNVTITAGKSLTVNLSNTAMDSICAGEVIGNDANFLKTGGKNLVLAGGFSTTGALDVQQGGLVLSGASNTIGELKINGGAFGVSQLAKEEATAEVGKLTGTKGSINLLHSTLTLTGTDNTIYSGLKLVGIGTIALTEGKSLTFDGSNTIGDAIYIDGSRNGTVHITQGTLSFTNQARMEIAALALDSGTSALNAGATQNIVIHSITGDGILAAQGGKITLDTANPLTWNGTLQGTGTLSKKGDGDLTLGGAGTAGFHLDSSSGTIILTAESSAYGAMTLNGGGISIFHASSTTRLNGQEGALTLNDAALSISGTANLLTEKASITGTGILQLNADSMLTVRNGNKLDTDITIGGSGLLVIQGGTFTLSGDAKFDGAAVSVGPDSAGAALDLGSTRNSVTGGLLGKGSVAFNNGELGIHAEKSSVFSGSFQGNGTINKTGQAGWTYTGAGSTTLNLNITEGGVSLIRDSANPILLNSLTVGSGGTLTLAMASAGAAHNTTLLLNGASQFMNGSTITLVINPLLAQNNTPFISTEDGATLTVQGDRNGTTLNIESNVAAPERTLELVLFEGDLVGADLNINAYGALGTYYSDLHAEERDGRIVLTGTRKADNALLSTADTSNSAAGAVLLWNCDKIEDGTELGYLNRAVSDAWNDGDYSRANRLLSASAGTAIPGILAAQRSGLRREMTFLRNRAETMGLNPNNLPGDLPQVNGWIEANTGRDSLDGSNEGNGFTLNSWGGTAGLDVNCTENFTVGGAFSANYGDYSSDGADSASGNLDTYYVSLFGHYRHKKWGHSLILSAGWSDADITRSVRHDLGSYQTSFSTTGMSFGAMYELTYDLALNKRRTAILQPVANASIMRSSVDGFNEAGAGGAGLRVDDMDMTTGSVAAGLRLKGVLGTSLTGRDITGEFRVLVSQDFGDDKAQANVAYLANPGLVQTIRGAKLGRTGIQLGVGLNIPCADYGAVYVDGNADLRSGDTSIGAALGYRYNF; encoded by the coding sequence CGCTCTGGAAGAAGGGGAGATGGATTTCAGGCTCCAATTCAATCCCATCTACGGCTTCAGCACAGGCAATACCACTCCCCAGGACTCTACGGACTTCATCAGCGTCCTCCTGCATGAAATCGGACACAATGTCGGTTTCAACTCGCTGAACAACGCAGGAGCATACGGAGAGTACTACACGATCTGGGATTCCCTGATCACGGATGCCCAGGGCAACCATCCGGGAGAGGCGGGCTTCAATTACCAAACCGGCGTTTCCTATACCATCGGTTCCGGTGGCCTCACTGTTTACAATCCCTTTATTTTCAATCCCGGTTCCAGCATGTCCCACGTGGATGCTTTGAGCGATCCGGAGGCGCTGATGCAATATTCCATCGGGACGGGCATCCAGAGGAGAGACCTCAGCGGCCTGGAAAAAGCCCTCCTTGCGGAGATGGGCTGGGTACTCAAGGATGACCCTACCTATTATGCATCCGTGGACGGCGCTTCCATCACGGACCAGATTGACCTGGATTTCTTCACCTCCGTTCTCGTCAACCGGAACATGACTATTGATCCGGGTGACGGAGCCACCATTATCCTGCCTTCCCTGAGAGGGGACAAGGCGGAATACAACGTCACCATTACCGCCGGGAAATCCCTGACCGTCAACCTTTCCAACACGGCCATGGATTCCATCTGCGCGGGCGAGGTCATCGGCAATGACGCCAACTTCCTCAAGACGGGAGGTAAAAACCTGGTGCTGGCCGGCGGCTTCTCCACCACCGGCGCCCTGGACGTGCAGCAGGGTGGCCTGGTGCTTTCCGGCGCTTCCAACACTATCGGGGAACTGAAAATAAACGGGGGCGCCTTCGGCGTGTCCCAGCTCGCCAAGGAGGAAGCCACGGCAGAGGTAGGAAAGCTGACGGGCACCAAAGGCTCCATCAACCTCCTTCATTCCACCCTTACCCTGACCGGAACGGACAACACCATTTACAGCGGCCTGAAACTGGTAGGCATCGGAACCATCGCCCTGACGGAAGGAAAATCCCTCACCTTTGACGGCAGCAATACCATTGGAGACGCCATCTACATTGACGGGTCCCGGAACGGAACCGTGCATATCACTCAGGGCACGCTGTCCTTCACCAACCAGGCCCGGATGGAAATAGCCGCACTGGCCCTGGATTCCGGCACTTCCGCCCTGAATGCGGGAGCCACGCAGAATATTGTCATCCATTCCATCACGGGAGACGGCATTCTGGCGGCCCAGGGCGGTAAAATCACGCTGGATACGGCAAATCCCCTTACCTGGAACGGAACTCTCCAGGGCACGGGCACGCTCAGCAAAAAAGGAGATGGCGATCTGACGCTGGGCGGCGCAGGCACTGCGGGATTCCATCTGGACTCCTCCAGCGGCACCATCATCCTGACCGCAGAATCCTCCGCCTACGGCGCCATGACGCTGAACGGCGGCGGCATTTCCATCTTCCATGCCTCCTCCACCACGCGCCTGAACGGACAGGAAGGCGCCCTGACGCTGAATGACGCCGCGCTGTCCATCAGCGGAACGGCCAATCTCCTGACGGAAAAAGCCTCCATCACCGGAACCGGCATCCTCCAACTGAACGCGGATTCCATGCTCACCGTCCGCAACGGCAACAAGCTGGACACGGACATCACCATCGGCGGTTCCGGCCTCCTGGTTATACAGGGAGGAACCTTCACCCTGTCCGGGGATGCAAAATTTGACGGGGCGGCGGTCTCCGTGGGCCCGGACTCCGCGGGCGCCGCGCTGGACCTGGGCTCCACGCGCAATTCCGTAACAGGCGGCCTGCTGGGGAAAGGCTCCGTGGCCTTCAACAATGGGGAACTTGGCATCCATGCGGAGAAATCCTCCGTCTTCTCCGGCTCCTTCCAGGGGAACGGCACGATCAACAAGACCGGGCAAGCGGGATGGACTTATACCGGAGCAGGGTCAACCACCCTGAACCTCAACATTACGGAAGGCGGGGTGTCCCTGATCCGGGATTCTGCCAATCCCATTCTGCTCAACTCCCTCACGGTGGGGTCCGGCGGCACGCTCACGCTTGCCATGGCATCTGCCGGAGCCGCCCATAACACCACGCTTCTTCTCAACGGGGCAAGCCAGTTCATGAACGGCTCCACCATCACGCTCGTGATCAATCCCCTGCTGGCGCAGAACAACACGCCCTTCATTTCCACGGAAGACGGAGCCACGCTGACCGTCCAGGGAGACCGCAACGGGACCACCCTCAACATTGAATCCAATGTCGCCGCGCCGGAAAGAACGCTTGAACTGGTTCTCTTTGAAGGAGATCTGGTGGGTGCTGATCTCAATATCAACGCCTACGGCGCATTGGGAACCTATTATTCCGACCTGCATGCGGAAGAGCGCGACGGACGGATCGTGCTGACCGGCACGCGCAAGGCGGACAATGCCCTGCTTTCCACGGCTGACACCTCCAATTCCGCCGCCGGGGCCGTCCTGCTCTGGAACTGCGACAAGATTGAAGACGGAACGGAGCTGGGCTATCTGAACCGCGCCGTTTCCGATGCCTGGAATGACGGGGACTACTCCAGAGCCAACCGCCTGCTGAGCGCTTCCGCGGGTACGGCCATTCCCGGCATCCTGGCCGCCCAGAGGTCCGGCCTGCGGAGGGAAATGACCTTCCTCCGCAATCGGGCGGAAACCATGGGCCTTAATCCCAACAACCTCCCGGGGGACCTTCCCCAGGTAAACGGCTGGATTGAAGCCAACACGGGGAGGGACTCCCTGGACGGCTCCAATGAAGGCAACGGATTCACGCTCAATTCCTGGGGCGGCACGGCCGGACTGGACGTCAACTGCACGGAGAATTTCACCGTGGGCGGCGCTTTCTCCGCCAACTACGGGGATTACTCCTCCGACGGAGCTGATTCCGCCTCCGGCAATCTGGATACCTATTACGTCAGCCTCTTCGGCCACTACCGTCACAAGAAATGGGGGCACTCCCTCATTCTTTCCGCCGGATGGTCTGATGCAGACATCACCCGCAGCGTACGCCATGATCTGGGGAGCTACCAGACCAGCTTCAGCACCACGGGCATGAGCTTCGGGGCCATGTACGAGCTTACCTATGACCTAGCTCTCAACAAGCGCCGGACGGCCATCCTCCAGCCGGTCGCCAACGCCAGCATCATGCGTTCCTCCGTGGACGGCTTCAATGAAGCCGGCGCAGGCGGCGCGGGGCTCCGTGTGGATGACATGGACATGACCACCGGAAGCGTTGCCGCCGGTCTGCGCTTGAAAGGGGTTCTGGGCACCAGCCTGACCGGGCGAGACATCACGGGAGAATTCCGCGTCCTCGTCTCCCAGGACTTCGGAGATGACAAGGCCCAGGCCAATGTGGCCTATCTTGCCAATCCGGGCCTCGTCCAGACCATCAGAGGCGCCAAGCTTGGCCGTACCGGCATCCAGCTGGGCGTGGGCCTCAACATCCCGTGCGCCGACTATGGCGCGGTTTATGTGGACGGCAACGCCGACCTCCGCTCCGGAGACACCTCCATTGGCGCGGCCCTCGGTTACCGCTATAACTTCTGA
- a CDS encoding HAD family hydrolase, protein MIKTAIFDFDGTLADTLPLCREAFRRAVRDLDGRTVTDEEIERQFGPDDLGVIQRLLPGKPELHERGRELFIRHYRELHPELAPAPFPGVHELLHALRSRGVRLAMVTGKRLESADISLRFFHLDGFFPILETGSPEGGIKPDCIKRALNRLNSTAEEAIYIGDSPTDVDACRAVPIRILAAGWAAEADVEGLKERKPDYLLTRFEDMDRFFREHAPGTPGGPAPLHGGNEGL, encoded by the coding sequence ATGATCAAAACCGCCATTTTTGACTTTGACGGAACCCTCGCGGATACGTTGCCCCTGTGCCGGGAAGCCTTCCGCCGGGCTGTGCGGGATCTGGACGGCAGGACGGTGACGGATGAAGAAATAGAACGCCAGTTCGGGCCGGACGACCTGGGCGTCATTCAAAGGCTGCTTCCCGGAAAACCGGAGCTCCACGAACGCGGCAGGGAGCTTTTCATCCGCCATTACCGTGAACTTCACCCGGAACTGGCCCCCGCCCCCTTCCCCGGCGTCCACGAGCTGCTGCACGCTCTCCGCAGCCGCGGCGTCCGGCTGGCCATGGTCACCGGCAAGCGCCTGGAAAGCGCAGACATTTCCCTCCGGTTCTTCCACCTGGACGGATTCTTTCCCATTCTGGAAACGGGCTCCCCGGAAGGAGGCATCAAGCCGGACTGCATCAAGCGGGCGCTGAACCGCCTGAATTCCACCGCTGAAGAAGCCATCTACATTGGAGACTCCCCCACGGACGTGGACGCGTGCCGCGCCGTCCCCATCCGCATTCTTGCCGCAGGCTGGGCCGCGGAAGCGGACGTGGAAGGGCTGAAAGAACGGAAGCCGGACTACCTGCTGACCCGCTTTGAAGACATGGACCGCTTTTTCCGGGAGCATGCGCCCGGAACGCCGGGCGGACCGGCGCCGCTCCATGGTGGAAATGAAGGCCTTTAA
- a CDS encoding APC family permease, translating into MSPEGGSRGKPCRNSHDDVVRPEPADVSCRGERSTFRGAELSNSLMHGKAPKEYLSLWSVIALGIGSMVGAGIFALMGQATLMAGKNVYWSFLLGGAAALLSGYTYAKLGSRYPGSGGIMDYFNQAFSHKTLSGALTLIYLGTLVITVALVAKSFGAYASRLFLPDGVVSMYSTALFASVAILLLGALNMGGAKAVGKSEVVMVAFKLLILTVLMLASFGSTVPVGADPIPVKGLDGLLGSVGLTFFAFAGYGMMANTAGNLKNPAKTLPMAIFVAIGIVLVLYLVLSYVVLSNVPATSLESHTETAVAQAAYPVLGVWGFMAVSVAALIATASAINATMFSMLDISRALAHNGQLGAIFKRPFWGNGTEGFFYLLLGILVMTNAFNLVAIANLAGACFLISYLAVFVAHWRLRKETNGNILLIILGFLLMLFILGAFFYQMFFSQPYLIPLIVLFVAACFVLEFLIRRKMAKTAASQAP; encoded by the coding sequence ATGTCCCCTGAGGGCGGTTCAAGGGGAAAGCCGTGCCGGAATAGTCATGATGACGTTGTACGTCCGGAACCGGCAGACGTGTCATGCCGCGGCGAAAGGTCAACGTTCCGAGGGGCTGAGCTTTCTAATTCCCTTATGCACGGAAAGGCTCCAAAAGAATATTTATCCCTGTGGAGCGTGATTGCATTGGGAATAGGTTCCATGGTGGGAGCGGGAATTTTCGCCCTTATGGGTCAGGCGACCCTGATGGCGGGCAAAAACGTGTACTGGTCTTTCCTGCTGGGGGGCGCCGCCGCCCTGCTTTCCGGTTATACGTATGCCAAGCTGGGCTCCCGTTATCCCGGTTCCGGAGGAATCATGGATTATTTCAATCAGGCGTTTTCCCACAAGACCTTGTCCGGCGCGCTCACATTGATTTATTTGGGAACGCTGGTCATCACCGTGGCTCTGGTCGCCAAGTCCTTTGGCGCGTACGCGTCCCGCCTGTTTTTGCCGGACGGAGTGGTCAGCATGTACTCCACCGCCCTTTTTGCCAGCGTTGCCATTCTTTTGCTGGGGGCGCTGAACATGGGCGGGGCCAAGGCCGTCGGGAAATCGGAGGTGGTGATGGTGGCGTTCAAGCTGCTGATTCTGACAGTGCTGATGCTTGCCAGCTTCGGTTCTACCGTGCCGGTGGGCGCGGACCCCATTCCGGTAAAGGGGCTGGACGGCCTGCTGGGGAGCGTGGGGCTGACATTCTTCGCTTTTGCCGGTTACGGCATGATGGCCAATACGGCGGGCAATCTGAAGAACCCGGCCAAAACGTTGCCCATGGCTATTTTCGTGGCGATCGGCATCGTGCTGGTGCTGTATCTGGTACTTTCCTACGTGGTGCTGTCCAATGTTCCCGCCACTTCCCTGGAAAGCCATACGGAAACCGCCGTAGCGCAGGCCGCCTATCCCGTGCTGGGCGTGTGGGGGTTCATGGCCGTCTCCGTAGCGGCCTTGATTGCCACGGCGTCAGCCATTAATGCCACCATGTTCAGCATGCTGGACATTTCCAGGGCCCTGGCCCACAACGGGCAGCTGGGTGCCATTTTCAAACGGCCATTCTGGGGGAACGGCACAGAGGGCTTTTTTTACCTGCTGCTGGGCATTCTGGTGATGACGAATGCCTTTAACCTGGTAGCCATCGCCAATCTGGCGGGGGCATGTTTCCTGATCAGCTATCTGGCGGTGTTCGTAGCCCATTGGCGGTTACGGAAGGAGACGAACGGGAACATCCTGCTGATTATCCTGGGATTCCTGCTGATGCTGTTTATTCTGGGCGCCTTTTTCTACCAGATGTTCTTCAGCCAGCCTTACCTGATTCCGCTGATTGTCCTGTTTGTGGCTGCCTGCTTCGTTCTGGAGTTCCTGATTCGCAGGAAGATGGCGAAAACGGCGGCGTCCCAGGCCCCCTGA
- a CDS encoding thiazole synthase, producing MTDTPLQIAGRQFTSRLMVGTGKFSSNESMKDALEASGSQIVTVALRRADLTGSHDPAANILDFIDPEKHLLLPNTSGAATAEEAVRLARLAVAAGLPNWIKLEIHPDAQYLMPDPIETLKAAEILVREGFTVLPYINADPVLAKRLQEAGAAAVMPLGAPIGTNKGVLTRELVNIIIEQAVVPVVVDAGLGAPSHAAEALEMGVDAVLVNTAIAAAGDPAGMAKAFALACRAGRMAYLSGLPSVSAKAAATSPLTSFLH from the coding sequence ATGACAGATACACCTTTGCAGATAGCCGGACGCCAATTCACCTCCCGCCTGATGGTGGGAACGGGAAAGTTTTCTTCCAATGAAAGCATGAAAGATGCTCTGGAGGCTTCCGGCTCTCAAATTGTTACGGTGGCTCTGCGCCGGGCGGACCTGACGGGCTCCCATGATCCCGCCGCCAATATCCTGGACTTCATTGATCCGGAAAAACACCTCCTTCTCCCGAACACCAGCGGAGCGGCCACGGCGGAAGAAGCCGTGCGCCTGGCGCGTCTGGCCGTGGCGGCCGGTCTTCCCAACTGGATCAAGCTGGAAATCCACCCGGATGCCCAGTACCTGATGCCGGACCCTATAGAAACGCTCAAGGCGGCGGAAATTCTCGTCAGGGAAGGCTTCACGGTGCTTCCCTACATCAATGCGGACCCCGTGCTCGCCAAGCGGCTTCAGGAAGCCGGAGCAGCGGCGGTGATGCCCCTGGGCGCGCCGATCGGCACCAACAAGGGCGTTCTCACCAGGGAACTGGTCAACATCATCATTGAACAAGCCGTTGTTCCCGTCGTGGTGGATGCCGGGCTGGGGGCGCCCAGCCACGCGGCGGAAGCTCTGGAAATGGGAGTGGACGCCGTGCTGGTCAATACGGCCATCGCCGCCGCCGGAGACCCTGCGGGCATGGCAAAAGCCTTTGCCCTGGCCTGCCGTGCAGGCCGCATGGCCTATCTGTCCGGCCTTCCCTCCGTCTCCGCCAAGGCCGCCGCCACCAGTCCCCTCACTTCCTTCCTGCATTAA
- a CDS encoding AI-2E family transporter, which produces MTSQKESGKEGLKILLMLASVIVITAGLHAGKPVLLPIVLSGFLAIVSYPLTSFFKGRLRFPHWLAVTFTVIMDFGILVGLGYLAQYLGQDLANTVTNKYQPMLVEKIHELRAFLIEHDWNNLADQVLQELPDLLNGQRIVAFSTGVMGQLASMLTFTTLILILMTFFLGEAPRFRMNINKLGNNSDTGIRKFSKALAGVQKYLIIKTFISAATGLLAFLLCYYMKVDFPLLWGIVAFALNFIPTFGSIIAAIPPTLLAMLLISPTAGIIVAGGYLVINTALGSCLEPMLLGRQFGIVTSMVLLSVIFWGWVWGPIGMLLAVPITMLIKLGLESSKDLAWIAQLIDNPPTPRFPLPPLHSGKTNESTTKE; this is translated from the coding sequence ATGACTTCCCAGAAAGAATCCGGAAAAGAGGGCCTGAAAATCCTGCTCATGCTCGCCAGCGTCATCGTCATCACGGCCGGACTGCATGCGGGAAAGCCGGTACTGCTTCCCATCGTTCTATCCGGCTTCCTGGCTATTGTCAGCTATCCGCTGACCTCCTTTTTCAAAGGGCGCCTGCGCTTTCCGCACTGGCTGGCAGTGACCTTCACGGTCATCATGGACTTTGGTATTCTGGTGGGGCTCGGTTATCTGGCCCAGTACCTGGGGCAGGATCTCGCCAACACCGTTACGAACAAATACCAGCCCATGCTGGTGGAAAAAATCCATGAACTCCGCGCCTTCCTGATTGAACATGACTGGAACAACCTGGCGGACCAGGTACTCCAGGAACTGCCGGACCTGCTCAATGGCCAGCGCATCGTGGCGTTTTCCACGGGAGTCATGGGACAGCTCGCCTCCATGCTGACCTTCACCACCCTCATCCTGATCCTGATGACCTTCTTCCTGGGAGAGGCGCCCCGTTTCCGGATGAACATCAACAAGCTGGGGAACAACAGCGACACGGGCATCCGCAAATTCTCCAAAGCCCTGGCCGGAGTCCAGAAATACCTGATCATCAAAACCTTCATCAGCGCGGCTACGGGCCTGCTCGCCTTCCTGCTTTGCTACTACATGAAGGTGGACTTTCCCCTGCTGTGGGGCATCGTGGCCTTTGCGCTCAACTTCATTCCCACCTTCGGCTCCATCATCGCGGCCATTCCCCCCACCCTGCTCGCCATGCTGCTGATCAGCCCTACGGCGGGCATCATCGTGGCCGGCGGCTATCTGGTAATCAATACGGCCCTGGGGAGCTGCCTGGAACCCATGCTGCTGGGGCGCCAGTTCGGCATCGTCACCAGCATGGTGCTGCTCTCCGTCATCTTCTGGGGCTGGGTCTGGGGTCCCATCGGCATGCTTCTGGCGGTACCCATAACCATGCTGATCAAGCTGGGGCTGGAAAGCTCCAAGGACCTCGCCTGGATCGCCCAGCTCATCGACAACCCTCCCACGCCCAGATTCCCGCTCCCCCCTCTCCATTCCGGGAAAACCAACGAAAGCACAACCAAGGAATAA
- the floA gene encoding flotillin-like protein FloA (flotillin-like protein involved in membrane lipid rafts) produces the protein MNNLLSANISNTTAWGTILVVVLVIFLVIFFAIIAKFFKTWLRARLAKAPVSMSNMLGMWLRKVPYPLVVDTRITAAKAGLDISTDELEAHFLAGGDIVDCVLALIAAEKAGIPLSYDRACAIDLAVKGTSKTVLEAVRTSINPRVIDCPNPSSGQTRLTAVARDGIAVAVRARVTVRTNLDLFVGGATEETVVARVGEGIVSAVGSAPSYKDVLEKPEVISRTVSDKGVDAATAFEVLSIDIADVDVAGNVGARLQAEQAEADKQIAQAKAEVRRAAAVATEQEMAAKTQEMRAKVVEAEAQIPMAMAEAFRNGNLGVLDYARYQNVVADTRMRDSIAKPDTSPSSIK, from the coding sequence ATGAACAACTTGCTGTCAGCAAACATTTCCAACACCACTGCCTGGGGGACCATCCTGGTAGTCGTCCTGGTCATCTTCCTGGTTATCTTCTTCGCCATCATCGCCAAATTCTTCAAGACATGGCTGCGCGCACGGCTGGCAAAAGCTCCCGTCTCCATGAGCAACATGCTGGGGATGTGGCTCCGGAAAGTGCCCTACCCCCTGGTGGTGGACACGCGCATTACGGCTGCCAAGGCCGGACTGGACATCAGCACGGATGAACTGGAAGCCCACTTCCTGGCCGGCGGCGACATCGTGGACTGCGTGCTGGCCCTGATCGCCGCGGAAAAAGCCGGAATCCCGCTGAGTTATGACCGCGCCTGCGCTATTGACCTGGCCGTGAAAGGCACGTCCAAAACCGTGCTGGAAGCCGTGAGAACCTCCATCAACCCCCGCGTCATCGACTGCCCGAACCCCAGCTCCGGCCAGACGCGCCTGACGGCAGTGGCCCGTGACGGCATTGCCGTGGCGGTGCGCGCCCGCGTAACGGTGCGCACCAACCTTGACCTCTTCGTCGGGGGCGCCACGGAAGAAACGGTGGTCGCCCGCGTAGGGGAAGGCATCGTTTCCGCGGTAGGTTCCGCCCCCTCCTACAAGGACGTTCTGGAAAAACCGGAAGTGATCTCCCGCACCGTGAGCGACAAGGGCGTGGACGCCGCCACTGCGTTTGAAGTGCTCTCCATTGACATTGCAGACGTGGATGTAGCGGGCAACGTGGGCGCACGCCTCCAGGCAGAGCAGGCGGAAGCGGACAAGCAGATTGCCCAGGCCAAGGCGGAAGTGCGCCGCGCCGCCGCCGTAGCCACGGAACAGGAAATGGCCGCCAAGACGCAGGAAATGCGTGCCAAGGTGGTGGAAGCGGAAGCTCAAATCCCCATGGCCATGGCGGAAGCCTTCCGCAACGGCAACCTGGGCGTGCTGGACTATGCCCGTTACCAGAACGTGGTGGCTGACACCCGGATGAGGGACTCCATCGCCAAGCCGGATACCTCTCCTTCCTCCATTAAATAA
- the queA gene encoding tRNA preQ1(34) S-adenosylmethionine ribosyltransferase-isomerase QueA, whose translation MRTIDFDYPLPEELIADRPLPDRAASRMMVIHRDTGLIEHRHFSDLPEYVRAGDHFILNDTRVVPARYFSNDGSIEIVRAEVLNPLLWKCMVRPGRKMKLGRTVAIGEAVGTVEGIDEEGYRLIRFDREVDEEKYGRLALPHYMNRESDPSDKERYQTVYARHEGAIAAPTAGLHFTPELLASVPHDFLTLHVGVGTFRPVKVDRIEDHQMHTEHFFLPEATARAINEAGRVFAVGTTSVRVLEHVAAAEGLPLKECAGSTNIFIYPPYKYKVVDALITNFHLPQSTLLMLVSAFAGKELVMKAYLEAIRERYRFFSYGDCMLIL comes from the coding sequence GTGCGCACCATTGATTTTGATTATCCGCTGCCGGAAGAATTGATTGCGGACCGGCCCCTTCCGGACCGCGCCGCTTCCCGGATGATGGTCATCCACCGGGACACGGGCCTGATTGAGCACAGGCATTTTAGTGATTTGCCGGAGTATGTGCGTGCGGGGGACCATTTTATCCTGAATGATACCAGGGTGGTTCCGGCGCGGTATTTTTCCAATGACGGGTCTATTGAAATTGTGCGTGCGGAGGTGCTTAACCCACTGCTGTGGAAGTGCATGGTGCGTCCGGGGCGCAAGATGAAGCTGGGGCGTACAGTGGCCATTGGAGAAGCGGTGGGCACTGTGGAAGGCATTGATGAGGAAGGCTACCGCCTCATCCGGTTTGACCGGGAGGTGGATGAGGAGAAGTACGGGCGCCTGGCGCTTCCCCATTACATGAACCGGGAGAGCGACCCGTCCGACAAGGAGCGCTACCAGACCGTTTACGCCAGGCATGAGGGAGCCATTGCCGCCCCTACGGCGGGCCTGCATTTTACGCCGGAGCTGCTGGCGTCCGTTCCTCATGATTTTCTGACGCTTCACGTGGGCGTGGGGACGTTCCGCCCGGTCAAGGTGGACAGGATTGAAGACCACCAGATGCACACGGAGCATTTTTTCCTGCCTGAAGCCACCGCCCGGGCGATCAATGAAGCCGGGAGGGTGTTTGCCGTGGGCACTACCAGCGTGCGGGTTCTGGAACATGTGGCTGCCGCGGAGGGTTTGCCCTTGAAGGAGTGCGCCGGGTCAACGAACATTTTTATTTATCCCCCCTATAAGTACAAGGTGGTGGATGCCCTGATCACGAATTTCCACCTGCCGCAGAGCACGCTGCTGATGCTGGTGAGCGCCTTTGCCGGGAAAGAGCTGGTCATGAAGGCTTACCTGGAAGCCATCCGGGAACGGTACAGATTCTTCTCCTACGGGGACTGCATGCTGATTCTGTAG